From a single Stigmatopora argus isolate UIUO_Sarg chromosome 4, RoL_Sarg_1.0, whole genome shotgun sequence genomic region:
- the cited4b gene encoding cbp/p300-interacting transactivator 4b — translation MADHLMMPMNHGSAGTSLHGYRMGMNGLQPGHPPHGQQTSAMRAMPGGQMMHYGGAQAGMEMRQRQGMVPPGGPMSGQMNGAQMGHHHQMMYNGQQHHMHQAQQQQQQQQQQQHQVQQQQHQAQQSQFMNGGLTSQQLMASMQLQKLNTQYHGHPLGPMGGGGGHMGGPANQYRMNPAQLANMQHMAGPALALNGMDADMIDEETLTSLVVELGLDRVQELPELFLGQNEFDFISDFVSKQQPSTVSC, via the coding sequence ATGGCAGACCACCTCATGATGCCCATGAACCACGGTTCGGCAGGCACCAGTCTACACGGTTACCGGATGGGGATGAACGGCCTTCAGCCGGGTCACCCGCCGCACGGCCAGCAGACGTCGGCCATGAGGGCCATGCCCGGCGGTCAGATGATGCACTATGGGGGCGCCCAGGCCGGCATGGAGATGCGTCAGCGGCAGGGCATGGTGCCCCCCGGTGGGCCCATGAGCGGACAGATGAACGGCGCCCAAATGGGGCACCACCACCAAATGATGTACAATGGACAGCAACATCACATGCACCaggcccaacaacaacaacaacaacaacaacagcagcagcaccagGTCCAACAGCAGCAACACCAAGCCCAACAGAGCCAGTTCATGAATGGAGGCCTAACATCTCAGCAGCTCATGGCCAGCATGCAGCTCCAAAAACTCAACACACAGTATCACGGACACCCTTTGGGCCCCATGGGTGGTGGCGGAGGTCACATGGGTGGCCCCGCCAACCAGTACCGCATGAACCCGGCCCAGCTAGCTAACATGCAACACATGGCGGGCCCGGCGCTGGCGCTGAATGGCATGGACGCGGACATGATTGACGAGGAGACGCTCACATCGCTGGTCGTGGAGCTGGGCCTGGATCGGGTCCAGGAGCTGCCGGAACTCTTCCTGGGCCAGAACGAGTTTGACTTCATTTCGGACTTTGTTAGCAAACAGCAGCCCAGCACGGTTAGTTGCTGA